In one window of Nocardioides panacisoli DNA:
- a CDS encoding D-alanine--D-alanine ligase family protein, protein MNDSTGRRPRVALVFGGRSSEHAISCVTAGSVLEAIDRDKYEVLPIGIAPDGQWVLEADDPQRHRITGRGQLPAVDDSLPTVALVRTEGGTSLTVSDPSAPPRELGDVDVVFPLLHGPWGEDGTIQGMLEMAGVRYVGAGVLASAVAMDKAFMKVVLTEAGLPVMPSVTVTARDWERDRLDVRERIRGLGFPTFAKPARGGSSIGIAKIHDDSEIDAAVEGALAHDPKVLVEVAAEGAREVECGVLQSLEGEPEASVPAEIRITGDHEFYDFDAKYLPEEATELDVPADLPDEVTARVQELARQAFTVTGCEGLARVDFFVMPDGSLVVNELNTMPGFTPLSMFPQMWAASGLPYADLIDRLIGLALQRGTGLR, encoded by the coding sequence ATGAACGACTCCACCGGCCGCCGTCCCCGTGTCGCCCTCGTCTTCGGCGGGCGCTCCAGCGAGCACGCGATCTCCTGCGTCACTGCAGGCAGCGTCCTGGAGGCGATCGACCGCGACAAGTACGAGGTGCTGCCGATCGGGATCGCCCCCGACGGCCAGTGGGTCCTGGAGGCCGACGACCCCCAGCGGCACCGCATCACCGGGCGCGGCCAGCTGCCGGCGGTGGACGACTCGCTGCCCACCGTGGCGCTGGTGCGGACCGAGGGGGGCACCAGTCTGACGGTGAGCGACCCGAGTGCCCCGCCACGCGAGCTCGGTGACGTCGACGTGGTCTTCCCGCTGCTGCACGGACCGTGGGGGGAGGACGGCACGATCCAGGGGATGCTGGAGATGGCCGGGGTCCGCTACGTGGGCGCCGGGGTGCTCGCCTCGGCCGTGGCGATGGACAAGGCCTTCATGAAGGTCGTCCTCACCGAGGCCGGGTTGCCGGTGATGCCGAGCGTGACCGTGACCGCGCGCGACTGGGAGCGCGACCGGCTCGACGTCCGCGAGCGCATCCGCGGACTGGGGTTCCCGACCTTCGCCAAGCCCGCGCGGGGCGGCTCGAGCATCGGGATCGCCAAGATCCACGACGACAGCGAGATCGACGCCGCCGTCGAGGGTGCTCTCGCCCACGACCCCAAGGTGCTCGTCGAGGTGGCGGCGGAGGGCGCACGCGAGGTCGAGTGCGGCGTCCTGCAGTCCCTCGAGGGTGAGCCGGAGGCCAGCGTGCCCGCCGAGATCCGCATCACCGGGGACCACGAGTTCTACGACTTCGACGCCAAGTACCTCCCCGAGGAGGCGACCGAGCTCGACGTGCCGGCCGACCTGCCCGACGAGGTCACGGCGCGGGTGCAGGAGCTGGCACGACAGGCGTTCACCGTGACCGGGTGCGAGGGGTTGGCGCGGGTCGACTTCTTCGTGATGCCGGACGGCTCGTTGGTCGTCAACGAGCTCAACACGATGCCCGGCTTCACACCGCTGTCGATGTTCCCGCAGATGTGGGCCGCCTCGGGGCTGCCCTACGCCGACCTCATCGACCGGCTCATCGGGTTGGCGCTCCAGCGCGGCACGGGCCTGCGCTGA
- a CDS encoding DUF3515 domain-containing protein, which translates to MSPRRAWRTRHRVRHRLVAPLAVVAVATTACGGTQITDHDLSAEDESACAAFVESLPDTLADQARGEVDPDDALGAAYGDPAIVVTCGVPEPPELREGAACEVVDGVRWYLPDDQFGTEPQDLALTSAWDLPRIEVVVPAAYWPEGGAAVMASLGPLVEEHLRSQPGECL; encoded by the coding sequence GACGCGCGTGGCGGACGCGGCACCGTGTCCGCCACCGCCTCGTGGCGCCGCTCGCCGTCGTCGCGGTCGCCACGACGGCCTGTGGCGGCACGCAGATCACCGACCACGACCTCTCCGCCGAGGACGAGTCCGCCTGTGCGGCGTTCGTCGAGTCGCTGCCGGACACGCTGGCCGACCAGGCACGCGGCGAGGTCGACCCCGACGACGCGCTCGGGGCGGCGTACGGCGACCCGGCGATCGTGGTGACCTGCGGCGTCCCCGAGCCGCCTGAGCTCCGCGAGGGTGCGGCCTGCGAGGTCGTCGATGGCGTGCGGTGGTACCTCCCCGACGACCAGTTCGGGACCGAACCGCAGGACCTGGCCCTCACCTCGGCCTGGGACCTCCCCCGCATCGAGGTGGTCGTGCCGGCGGCGTACTGGCCCGAGGGCGGGGCCGCGGTGATGGCGTCGCTGGGACCGCTGGTGGAGGAGCACCTGCGCAGCCAGCCCGGCGAGTGCCTGTGA